Proteins encoded in a region of the Planococcus citri chromosome 1, ihPlaCitr1.1, whole genome shotgun sequence genome:
- the LOC135833180 gene encoding dihydrodiol dehydrogenase 3-like has protein sequence MGNLKKIDVPKVKLNNGMEMPSIGIGTFMARDVRTTVKMAIKTGCYLIDTAPIYFNENTIGKTIKELINDGTIKREDLFIVSKLWNTQHKPEKVLPSLQKTLKEMGLDYVDSYMMHWPFAYQGEEFALMGVEDEIPIEDTWKAMEECVKLGLAKSLGIANFKESQIERILEIAEIKPVAHQVECHPFLDQKQMIEFCKQHDIVVQAYSPLSSFAITHNDSVFTNETITALAEKHGKTNSQITLRYLIQQGVVPMPKSEKPIRIKHNVSVFDFTLDPEDMEMMDELNKQNKRIFHYFSASQFKEYPFPLQFDIPSANPVHVDVKEIMADLKKNQKSS, from the exons atggggaatcttaaaaaaattgatgtgcctaaggtgaaattgaacaatggcaTGGAAATGCCATCCATTGGCATTGGAacatttatg GCCAGAGATGTCAGAACAACGGTTAAAATGGCCATCAAAACTGGATGCTACTTAATCGACACTGCTccaatttattttaatgaaaataccaTTGGTAAAACTATAAAGGAGCTAATAAACGATGGTACGATTAAAAGAGAAGATTTATTCATCGTCAGCAAA CTTTGGAATACGCAACATAAGCCTGAAAAGGTTTTACCATCTTTGCAAAAGACATTGAAAGAGATGGGTCTCGATTACGTGGATTCGTATATGATGCATTGGCCTTTCGCTTATCAG GGGGAAGAATTCGCTCTGATGGGTGTGGAAGATGAAATCCCCATCGAAGATACCTGGAAAGCGATGGAAGAATGCGTGAAACTAGGCTTGGCCAAAAGTTTGGGTATCGCTAACTTCAAAGAATCTCAAATCGAACGGATTTTAGAGATAGCTGAGATTAAACCAGTAGCTCAtcaa GTCGAATGTCATCCTTTCTTAGACCAAAAACAAATGATAGAGTTCTGTAAACAGCACGATATCGTTGTTCAAGCGTACAGTCCGCTGAGTTCATTCGCAATTACCCATAATGATAGCGTTTTTACCAACGAAACGATAACAGCACTGGCCGAAAAACATGGTAAAACCAATAGCCAAATTACTCTTCGATATTTG aTCCAACAAGGTGTTGTACCAATGCCAAAATCCGAGAAACCTATTCGTATTAAGCACAACGTGAGCGTATTTGATTTTACTCTCGATCCCGAGGATATGGAAATGATGGACGAATTGAACAAACAGAATAAGAGGATCTTTCATTACTTTTC CGCTTCACAATTCAAAGAGTATCCATTCCCCTTGCAATTCGATATTCCATCTGCTAACCCAGTTCATGTCGATGTTAAGGAAATTATGGCAGATTTGAAGAAAAACCAGAAGTCATCATAA